The sequence GGGCTTAATGTGCGTTCCAAGTAATGTGCAAGCTGTAGCCAGTGGGCATGGGAACTCAAATTTGGTGTTAATGATAGAGGCAGTGGCTAACGTCACCCTGCCAGATTGGAGGAGCATCATCCCTTATGGTTCTTCTTTATCCACTCATCCTTGATCATTGTATGGACACAATTAATTTTGGCCTTGTGTCCGGGCGTGTTCGGTGGATGggttttcccttttgttttttttggttggtTGGGTGATGGTCTCCTACAGCCAACATAAAGATTGCAATTGAAGCATATACAGATGATGAGGGTGGCTATAATACAATAACAACATTGCCCCCATCGTACTTAACGAATCATAAAGTGAAGTAGAAGTAAGTTTGACTATTTTATGACCTATCAAAACAACATGTGTTGTGTTCTCTAAGATGTATTGTTGTCACAGTTATTTATGCTTTAAATGGGAAGATACCATACCAATATCTTTTTTATCGCCTAATACCATAAGTCATGTGATATTATGAAATTGTAACATAGTATCATGACATCAACCTATATAATCTATATCACAAGAccattttttctctcatttgttGGGTGCTGGATTAACAAACTGTGACGGTTAAAGTCACCGGAAATTAGAGGCTGCTTAAGAAATTGAAGccatgaagaaaaatgaggtaCCCAAATCACTGTGTTCAATGGAAGGTGAGTGAATTTTTTATTCAGTTTAAGTGGACTTGAGACTTATGATTGTTATGAAGGGGCCTAATGTTCACATAGAAAGAGGTGTTGATGCTTGGGTTTGAAGAGTTTgacccattttttaaataagggTTGCACGCTTGGGAAGCAAACCCAAGGTCAAGAAAGAGACAGTAAGGGTTCCAAACGAGGGCTGGGCTTGGGAGTTGCACTGAATTTGGAGTCCCAAGTTTGGCATTTGACTCACTGAACTTCACCCATTTAATACATGGTACTTCGCTTACTAACTTGCCATCCAACTAGTGGACATACTTATCAAACCTAATTATGAGAAATCGAAGTTCATGCATTAGATTTAAATATGGAGTAGGGTTTTTGAGggaaaaatttcaatttgtgaTTTAATTTTAGGAGTCACCTTAATTGTCATTACCAAAAGCAAGAAATTGAGGAATCCCATACATGGGTTTTCCAAAGCCCACACTATCTAGGGTAATTGACTTGTGTCTCTCTTAAATGACCAAAAGCACCCTCTAGCCCTTTTGTATGCTCAAAATGACATGTGTCTCCTAAAATAAATGATATGCACATATCGGTGAAGCTTATCCTAGGAGGCAGGCTTGGTCCGAAGGAGTTCTTCTATTGTAACTTTaaacaaaaaacttaaatttatcaACAAGTAGCCATGTTGGGGTAGAACCCATATGGCATGGGACAAATGGATGGTAAAATCTACCAGGGATCATTCCAGCCCCAAGTTGATTTTTGAATAATGACGTAAAAAGCTACTCTCCCTTATACTTTTCTTTACTGGAAGAATTCTAAATTATAATTTACTTggtattttctttacttttttctttactgggatttaattctttttattaatgaacAGTTTGAGTATTtatccttttcattttcattactctaatagtacaaaaaaaaaataaaatgaaggaaCAATTCCATAAATCTGTATTAGCCTATTTTCTCTGCACAATGAAACCATCTGTTGtacataaatataaagaatactCTGCATGAAACAAATACTAATTTATCCACTACTCAAGATaacgaaaaagaaaattgaagagatgaaaatatttttaaaaaataaaaataaaatattgatattggACCTCCCATGTGAGGGCAAATTTGTCAGTGAGCAACGGTTGAACACCCTTCCCCAACCCATAAAGTCAATTTGTCCAAAGGGTTAAACTCTGAAAGAAAGGTTGGTCAGCAAATAGGGCAAGTGGTCCCTGGCTTTTAGCCCTTAGACTTTTATCAGGGATCCTCCATTTGACACAAAATATATTCAATCTGACAGGTCAGTGGAATAGAAGCTTTAAGAATGGAATAGAAATGGGATTTTTGGATCCTGAGAAAACTAAAAGGAAACCTgcaaaatattgaataaaataagcTTGCATGAGGGGGTCTCTTAAGAACTTTAATCGACAGTTGAATATATTTTTGAGCTTTTCTTATTGGGGGTTGGCTCGGCTCCACGTTTCCAAATAACAATTCAAACACTGActatataaaattcattttcttggaaGTTTGTTTTGTCTTGATTTGTATGTACAAGAGAAAAGCTTCATAAGACTAGTATGAGAAATGTGAAACTAGCATAGTTTTCATAATCCCCAGAAACTGCTGATTTGGTGGTTTCTTGAGATTCCTAAATTTGGTTAAACAAACACCAAATGGATTCATGAAGGTACAAGAAAGAAGTAAAGAGtctaaaatgaaaattcattcctTGACTTGGGGTTTCTTGGTAGTTGTTCCTTTTTAAGAGCTTTGCTTTTAGCTTCTCTGTGAGCCAGCCACACCGTGATCCTCGCAAAACACACTCCTTTAAAAGTCACCTGGAAAGGCGGCTGAAGCTTCGGAGGCAGACCCCTCCTCAGGAAGCATATAATGGGTTCAAGTTAAGTGAAGTTCACTCTCAACTACTTGTCTTTCAACTCATCTCTTTTGACTACTACGCCTTCTCTTAGGGTTTGTGCCCACGGTTTAAGCTGCTCTTCACTTCTGAAGTAGCTTTTCAGATTTTCCGCCAAGGGTTTGGATTAATTATTCAGGGTCTTATTTTTGATTAGGTTCTGAAGGTGAGATGATAAGACTATCTTTCTAATCCATCTTAAGGAGAAAACAGATAGATATCCAGCTCCTCTCTTCCATATATATACCTTGTGCATTTTTTAGAgtcccttcttttcttttgagtATTTGACAAGAAgtacttttcaaaaatatgGAGAGAAATGATGCTGATAAACTGGAGGAAGTCATGCTTCCGGGGTTTCGGTTTCATCCCACGGACGAGGAGCTGGTTGGGTTTTACCTGAAGAGGAAGATTCAGCAGAAGCCTCTCTCTATTGAGCTCATCAAGCAACTAGATATCTATAAATATGATCCCTGGGATCTTCCAAGTAAGAGTTTAGGTCTTTTATCTTATTCATGCCTTCATACAATGGCTGACCTAGTTTATGTAAAGTTTATTCTATTTATCTGGAAACGAAGTTTCTTCAGACTTTTATCTCCATAGCAGCATGAAAGCTAGGGTTATGTTAATCATCCATCTCTTTAGACAGTTGTTTCAGTCACCATTTCATTATATATACATGCGCCTACAACTTCTTCATTTTTGATACCCACTTCTAACTCAAGGAAAGGTAGTTTATAAGTTCTCATCATGCATGAGTTGTTCCATGAAACTGAACCTGACAAGTTGCTCTTGGCTCATGTTTTTGCAAGAAGAGTTGGCAACCACGGGAGAGAAAGAATGGTATTTTTACTGCCCTAGGGACCGCAAGTATAGAAACAGTGCACGACCTAATCGAGTAACTGGAGCTGGATTTTGGAAAGCCACAGGAACAGACCGACCTATCTACTCCTCTGAAGGTACCAAGTGCATTGGCTTGAAGAAGTCTCTTGTTTTCTACAAAGGCAGAGCTGCCAAAGGGATCAAAACTGATTGGATGATGCATGAGTTTCGGTTGCCTTCTCTCACCAACTCCGCGCCACCAAAAAGATTAATGGAAAAAAGCGTTCCTGCCAATGTAAAGTATCTCAATAgagtagtattttttttccccataaatCTACtttcatattttggtttttttattaattgagcACTGCTTTTGAACTTGCAGGATTCATGGGCAATTTGCAGGATCTTTAAGAAAACCAACTCCATGGCACAAAGAGCTCTTTCTCACTCATGGGTCTCTCCATTGCCTGAAACCACAACATCTGATATACTCGGCCAGTTTGCACGCAATGCTGATCATCAGTTTAGTTCAGGGAATATGTCACTGGCAGCAAAACCTAGCTCGGgcttccatttttgttttacCGAAGATTTACAACAAACCTCCACTACTACTTTCTCTCCTATACATGTTTCCTCCTACAAGCCCATTAATCCAATGGCTGGTAAACCATCTCAACTTTCCACTGCCATAGGAGACCTTCATACAAGCTTCATGCTTTCACAGCTGGGAACGTCTGGACCTGTAACACCCACAGTTGATGTTTCTTCCATGCTGTTAAATATGCCATCTTCCATGCTTGGAGATCTTGGTAAGACCTCTGAGAGCATAGATTTTAGCGGGTCAGAACAGCTATGCAATGGCTTCCCAGTCACTTTACCACAGGATATACAAGGCAATGTCTGTAGTGGCGAAGAGGCTGCCTTGCTGAAGAACCTGAATGTGATACATGGTGATGATCAATGGGAGTCTGTTCGAGCAATGGGATTTCCGTTCGGTTTGCCTTTGAATATGGCTGAAGGATGGAAACCAAATATGCTGTGGGATTCTTCTCCATGCCCTAGTGAGATGTCCACAAGTTATTCTACGAACAAGTGCTATACTTAATCAAATTGATATACAGTTCACCATTGTTTTCTAGATTTTAGCAAGCAAGTTCAAGTTcatgttagaaacataagatTCAGTTTACAGGAACATGTACAATCTTTTGGTAGGCCATGGAACCTGTTTTATGATTGAAATAGAATGTGAATCCAACGTTCTAAAAATTGAAGATTCAGCCACTTTGTGGTTTTCAAATTATGAGCAGaaatatatataagtaattAAAATAAGCATGGATGCACATGCTCGCCACACCATAATTCATGACCAACTCATATGATCACGTGGGGCTACTCCAGTTCAACCGGTAAAACTGGCAACAAGAAAGACTGCAAAGTCCATTTCCACTaagagaatcaaatataaccacTTACTGCATAAGCTGAAACTTAACCCAATGAACAATGGGCCTAATGCAAATCTAGAATGCGCTGATCTCCAAACAAAACCAAGTGGTTAATGCCCAGATCAGATTCTTCTTTTCATGATGCCTTGTTTTTGCTTGATAtacactacaaggaaaaagtaaaacaaTGATGCTTTTAATGCATCAAGGAGGATATATAGTGACGCTTTCTTAAAGTGTCATATTATAGATTGtcattgtatatttttatatgcCTTGATGTGTATTACAAGCCTCATCTTCTATAAATTAAAACCTTGATACTCATTTTAAGAGTCATATTCAATCTACCTAGGTGTGTAATGAATTTATATTCCAGTCAACATTGACACTTTTCAAgccttaaggaaaaaaaatgtatcattgTATATAAGAAACAATGTTGATGCTCATATATATAAAGTATCATCTTATTTCATTGTAAGATCTTTACAAGGACACTTTTATGAgcgtcatattttttttaatatgtgcTTCTGTTAAAACCTTGACACTCTTTACAAGCATCatggtttttttatataaagaatcCTGTAGGATTTCAGAAGCTACCACTCTCCTAAAAGTAATTGTTGTTAGGAAAGGTGCCTATCTTAACCTTATTGTGCATTCACCAAAGTGTCCACAACATTGGAACACAAAGGGAGTTGATGGATGCGACCAACCTCCTCTCTGCCAATCCATGGGGTTCGAACCCGTGACATTGACTTTGATATCACTTGTAGGACCTTAgacgctaccaactctcctaaaagtaATTGTTGTCAGGAAAGGTGTATATCttaaccttatagtgcattcactcAAGCATCCACAATATTTGAACACAAGAGAAGTTGATGGATATGGTCGACCTCTGATCTGCCAACCAAGTAAGAAAATTAGGCTAatctaaataagaaaaacactgAAAAGAAAGGGTGAAtcgagtttttgaaaaaaaatttcaag is a genomic window of Vitis riparia cultivar Riparia Gloire de Montpellier isolate 1030 chromosome 1, EGFV_Vit.rip_1.0, whole genome shotgun sequence containing:
- the LOC117923327 gene encoding protein FEZ isoform X2, with protein sequence MERNDADKLEEVMLPGFRFHPTDEELVGFYLKRKIQQKPLSIELIKQLDIYKYDPWDLPKLATTGEKEWYFYCPRDRKYRNSARPNRVTGAGFWKATGTDRPIYSSEGTKCIGLKKSLVFYKGRAAKGIKTDWMMHEFRLPSLTNSAPPKRLMEKSVPANDSWAICRIFKKTNSMAQRALSHSWVSPLPETTTSDILGQFARNADHQFSSGNMSLAAKPSSGFHFCFTEDLQQTSTTTFSPIHVSSYKPINPMAGKPSQLSTAIGDLHTSFMLSQLGTSGPVTPTVDVSSMLLNMPSSMLGDLGKTSESIDFSGSEQLCNGFPVTLPQDIQGNVCSGEEAALLKNLNVIHGDDQWESVRAMGFPFGLPLNMAEGWKPNMLWDSSPCPSEMSTSYSTNKCYT
- the LOC117923327 gene encoding protein FEZ isoform X1, encoding MERNDADKLEEVMLPGFRFHPTDEELVGFYLKRKIQQKPLSIELIKQLDIYKYDPWDLPKELATTGEKEWYFYCPRDRKYRNSARPNRVTGAGFWKATGTDRPIYSSEGTKCIGLKKSLVFYKGRAAKGIKTDWMMHEFRLPSLTNSAPPKRLMEKSVPANDSWAICRIFKKTNSMAQRALSHSWVSPLPETTTSDILGQFARNADHQFSSGNMSLAAKPSSGFHFCFTEDLQQTSTTTFSPIHVSSYKPINPMAGKPSQLSTAIGDLHTSFMLSQLGTSGPVTPTVDVSSMLLNMPSSMLGDLGKTSESIDFSGSEQLCNGFPVTLPQDIQGNVCSGEEAALLKNLNVIHGDDQWESVRAMGFPFGLPLNMAEGWKPNMLWDSSPCPSEMSTSYSTNKCYT